The Brassica napus cultivar Da-Ae chromosome C1, Da-Ae, whole genome shotgun sequence DNA segment AGCTTACTTACTTGTGTAGTCTAGTGACTTTTGTACTCTGGTTTGTAATCAAGTGTAGTCACGGGACTGTGGAGTATCAAGAAGCTTGTAACCTTGTGTATCAAAATGTGTAATCACGGGATTTATGTTGTCATTTGTTTACTAGTGGGTGTTCTCTATATAAAGTATCTACTGTCAAAACATGTTGAGCATAACAAGTTCACCTTCTCTCGTTCTCTCCAAACAAAAGAAGCAAACACATTTTGATCAAATGTTTGTCTCATGTTCTATCCATCTCACCAAACAAAACGACCAAACACATTCTGATATAAACAAGTTCATGTTCTCTCCTTCTCTTGATCACAAATTTTAATCACAAAACCATCAAAAACAATTTCTATATGGCTTCTTCTTCGCAAAACACTTTAGATGGATCAATTGATGATacatttgatcaatattttgatcaacactttgatcaaacctttgaaaattttaccattctacagatatccctactaatctttgttttcatgtttttatttaaaaatctatgtttaaaatgttatcttttactatgttttatttaataaaaaaagttttaagtttaataaaaaattatttaataatttttttaaaaaaactttaaataaaaaacttgcaATTGAGGACATAAATGTTCGGGTCTCTTAACGAAGTCTCTTAACACACTTTATTGATTAAAAGTATTAAAGAATAACTAAGAATCTCTAAAATGGGTATATGGGATAATGATaactaagagcatcattatcggCAGATATGGTGAGAAGTtccgaaagaaaaaaataaattaatattttaagtatCACAACTCTTGAAACATTAATAAAGTGACATCTGTTGTTTTAATGTTGCAACAGATTCTAAACTCTTCTACTTTAAGAACTTTTgctctttttctttaatttatttataattttttctttttctttttaagttaGAAACTTTTTCTAAAACCAGCGTTGGAGCTGCTTTAAAAGTCCTAACTTATAGGTTTTAAGAAACTATTAGTATACACAAAAGACACTTGTCAATTTATTAGGAAGGATAAAtgatttaattagttttaaaaaaaaaaaaaaaaaataattataatattattttttttttttttttagaaacttaCATAGTTTTTTACCGATGGGGAGGTTGTCTTAGTCGCAAAAATGGGGTTCTCTAAGGATTCTTGTCACTAGAATGATATTTTGTTATGGATCCCTACGTTAAAGCTATGGATAATGTTGGTTCTGAGTTGGGCACTCGTTTGATGGATCTCTGGTCCTTTATTTAGCTTTCTTTACTCTGTCTACCGTGATTTATCATAagcaatgttctaaaaatcgctaGGCGGTAACTAGGCGCTTTATAGAGGACTAGCGACTAGGCGGATTATTCGGGGCCTAGGCGGATTATTCGGGGCCTAGGCGAGGCCTAGACGTTAGCAAattgttgatttattttatatattttatacatttatataacatattttaatttttaagtttaattataaaattattgtgatgaattatcaaaattagatatacaaaacagaagaaagtagacaaatttgtagatttgtaataatattattgttttatttaacatatatagacAATTTTAGATCGATTTTAACCGATTTAGAACAGTTTAAACCaatttgaatcatataaatcggtataaatcggattttaagaaaatcgtttCGGATAGGACCGAGTTGCTGCATAGGCgccgcctagaccgatttttagaacccaAAGCGTCCCCAATCTCTTCATTTAGTTTCTAAAAGTTTGCATGTTCGGATGTTTTCGTGACTTCTAAGAGCATCAGCAATGGTTGCTGACTGACGGTTAAATCTCtcaaaaagtaataaaataacaataattaaattttcaattatttttatttctgtttAGATCACTACACCAATAATTAAAGGACATGAGCAAAAACGTTTATCACCTTTTGTTTATGGGTACCTTTATAACGAAACGATTCTGGTCAAATTTGTTTCACTTTCTTGCTTtatccattttttatatttgtttaatagaAAGAAATTCTTTGAGGTATTGCCACTGCAGATGTTCTGAGTTCCTTGTTGtaagtttttgtttatttaatataaaaaacagttaaaaaatattttgataatataacatattagcttattttaattataaaatgtttagGTAAACCTTACAAATgcgaaacaaataaaaaatatattaacccagattaattattaaacatcaaAAATTTAATACACAATGGATTTGAACTTAAAATTATGATTTCGTGTTTTAGTAGAACTTATTAGATTCTTGAATAAATCACAATTTGAAAAAATCTTACTTTTCATATAACTAGACATCAAATGTATTTGATATCcaaattaaatctttttttattcataGATTTTAGATAAAAATCTAAAccttcataaaaataaaaaaataaaattaaaattaaaattccattctgatatattattttcatatataatttttataaaaaacaattgcGCAAAGcatgaaaaaaagtttagtTATAATTATTGTGAAACAATTTTCCGCATATATGAAATCCTCACAGTGAAGATTATCATGAATCGTAAGCTAACTGAGTTTGTATTGGTGACTATAGGGTTGATGAGTATTGGTTGTATTTGTTTGTAGTACTATATAATAACTGAACTAGacctatagatttttttttgagaaaagacCTATATATCTGATATGTTGATCAAATTAGGGGTGGCACATACCAAGTACTTGGTATTTTCGTTATATTTGGTATTCAACTTGGTTTGTACGAGAAGTAgaattttagatttatatttggTTTATTGAGAACGAGTGTACTTGTTGTTTCAAGTACTTGTTAAAAATTGACGGACTTGCAAGTTacttgtcatattttattacttgCTAATTATCGTTAAGTTATTTGATAAttcattataattcaaaaaaatataactttattatttataaagaatATCTTATTATTTGTCTTATGTTTCAATCAATttaggaaatatatatatatacaaataggaAACTCCAATatgcttatataaatatatcactTATGATTGATTCACTTacggaaataaaaatataaatgagttATTTTATTgtgatttaagaaaatatttttttttcatgaataaAAATGAGTAACAAACCAAACAACGTCAAGTAATTACTGTTATTTTAATACATGATACTTGTTTTATACTTGCAAGTAATTAAAATAGATTACTTGATACTCGATTTAGTCAAACCAAGCATCCGATTGTATGAGTCAAGTTCCAACCAAGTAGCGAGTACGAGACGGGTAACTAGTAGTTGTCTCCACCCCAATATCAAATACATATAATCTCATTTACAAATGGGTTTAATCATGTTGTATAGGTCTGATGTAGGGCGTGTTCAGTCCGGATTTCGGTCCGGTTTCGattcgggtttttcgggtttttggtatttcagtttataaaaattagCTATTATATTGGAACCATATctaatttggtttggttcggtttctaTACTAGCGGTTTTCAGTTTATTCAGATTTTACACCAAAAACCCATaactatatttatcttttataaaaataaataaattatatgattAGAAATCAGatttattaaacataaatatatattccttattctaacttttaaatataatattttctgttttatttaaagagtaaaataaaattaaaaatagtaataccataatattattatataactataatttagtaaaaataattacaaataaattgtttttaaaatatttaatttgatgaaaattagaaaacaatttttttaacttaaaaaaaaataagaaactaCTAAAATCAAaggtttaattataaatatcttagtgataaaataaattatgtatgtattattaactttattataaaatttatatataaatatactaatatattttaattaatcgaTTTCTTCGGTTtgatcggtttatataccaaaccatatctatATATTACGGTTTCTTAAAATAACATTCATTAGGTTTATTCGGTCCTACCAATTCCAAAGTTCGGTTCGTTTTTAATTGGTTCGATTTTATCGGATTGAACATCCCTAGTCTGTTGTTTCTGAATCCAACTATAGTTTAGACTttggaaaataatattatataaatcaatagatatgattagttaataattttttgatttgaaattaaactaGTCAGTATGACACAAcctaacaaaataataatatataaatttcagaAAAGAAATTTGCTAATGACTACATTAATATCATTAAATCATAATACGCCATCGGCCACTGGCATCCACTTAAGTTTCTTGAAGACGATGAACATTGATGAAATGTCTCGGAACCGTTGTTTCGTGTTGTCAGATACGTTTCTAGTAAATGTGTTCTCTAGAGCAACTGCAACGCTAGAATCTAAAGAGTTTCTAagaattaaagaaaaagaaaaaaattaaagaaataatTGAAAGAGAATGAATCATCCTTAACTTACATCTTTTAAAGAACCTCTTATAAATTTCAACCTCCACATGTCATTCTCTAAACGTGTTTCTATCCAAATAAAtcaattgttttatttaaatataaatttaattattttatttagcaATTATTATTTGGTTTTTAAGAACCTACCTTTAAGGAACTAACTGTTGTTGTTTCTCTTAGAACCTTTCAAATACTGGTTTTGACAACTGTCACATTTTAACTAGTTCATgctagaaaaaacaaaatttaatttaattcatAATAAATCAagtagaaaatattattattagttgTCAGATATATTGTATTTTGGTATGCAACCGGTAACGATGCTTTTAGGGTGTGACTGATGACCAAAAGAATGAGAAGGTATACTATGCTCTTTAATATTTCTTAAACTTTTTACCATTTACGAGAAATAGATTTTCCTTTTCATTCATATTCATTCATTTGTttgtagaaaattataaaacaaattaatttttcgttaattttgataaagaacCGTCGTTCCTAAAATTTTATTCCCGCTCATTGTTCCTATTGTTCCTAATGGTCACACTTAGTGTTATTTTCTCGTTACGCTGAACATTTTGGAACATTGGTCAAAATTCTCGGACCCGAGACGTTGTCCATTTTCTGCGTGCTTTTCTTATCAGGCTTTTAATAATGTTTGGGCTTAGTAGGCCAAAGCCCGTATCCAAAAGTAAACTACACATGGCGGTTATCGGCAATGAcagttaataaatattcatcGTTCATTTTCGAAAGCAAACCCTAATTCAACTTTCTCCGATCGCTGCGATCATCTATTGCACCGGCGGTTATGGCTTTGAACAATCAACGAAGAGCGACGAGACATCTCGCTTTGGGTCTGGCCGATCCTCAGATCATCGTTCCAGAAACTGCCTACGCCGAAGCCCAACAAAACAACCGTCGAAGCTTGATTGGTCGAGTTCTCTCCCCCAGAAGAGTGGATCTCCACGGGTTGCTGGACAGGCTCCCTCTGGACTGGCACGCCGATAAATCTCGATTGCGCGGCCGCATCATCGGGGGCGGGAAGTTCCAGTTCCTGTTCGAGACGGAGCGCGATCTGGAGATGGTTCTCTGGTCCGGTCCTTACACGTACGACGGATGGCTCGTCGTGTTGCAGCGTTGGGAGGACGAACCAGGTCCTGATTTTCTGAAATCGATCCCGATGTGGGTGAAGATTCGAGGGATCCCGATTCGGTATCTGTCTGAAGGAACGATTCGTGAGATTGTTAAGGGTATGGGTGAGGTAATGGAGGTTGAATTAGATGATAAGACTTTTGATGTGCGTTTCGTGCGTGTTCGTGTGGATGTTTCGGTGGAGACAAGACTGTGTTTCAAGAAAGTGGTTAGGTTTGAATCCGGAGAGGTTAAGGTTGTGAGTTTGAGTTATGAGGACATTGCGTGTAATACAGCGCGGTTCAGGTTCTGTCGTAACTGTGGGGATTTGAAGCATCTTAAAAAGTCTTGTACACGCAATTGGGTTGATGTTCCTGACCCTAATGAGCGTGCTCTTTCCCCACCGCCTCCTGATGCTAGTTTTGATGGCTCTGCTGAGAACAATGGTGAAAGGGGAACTTCTTCGGGTACTTTGGAGGGGGAGCTCGAACCAGCGGGTGAAGATGGTGAGTACCAGCAGACGCAAGGTCTTGATGGGGTTGATGGAGGTGACGGTAAGCAGGTGCAGTCTGAAATGGTTGGAACTTCAGCAGAAGGGTCTAAAAGGAAGTTTGAAGCAGTGGAGGATGATGATGGTGTTCTGGAAAAGAAGATTCGAGGAAGCTCTAACGAAACAGAACCACTTGGAGAAGAATGATCTCATGAAGGTTACAACTGTCAGGGATCTAGGTTCGTAGACATTTTCTTGACAGTTTTCAATCTCTTTTTGGTGATCAAAAAGGCTTAGTGTTTTGTTTTCGGTAGAAGCAAGTAGAATAGAACAGTATGTACATAGTGGTACCATTTAATATGGGAAATGCTCGGGGTAATCGGTGTGGTGTATGTCGGATTGTCCAGATAGTGTTTGTTTCATTATGGTCTCGTCTTTTGCTGGTTATATGAAAAAGACTCGTTATGACTTAGgttattcactacaagaaaacacctgcttaacgaggaaatttaacgaggaaaaacaatcctcgtaaatttacgtcgattttacgaggaacttacgtgaaaaactaaagtcatcgtcaTTTCTTCGaaacgtaacgacaaaagtgtttcgtcgtaaagtagaTGTAATttgacgagtattttacgaggaaaaactattttctcctaaatacgacgtaaactttgcgtgttatttacgagAAAATAGTTTAGTATTTAGCgaagaaattttgaatccaccaactttgtaggtgttacacgttttttttttgctacctGATTAATTTTCGccgtaaattcataggaaaattacaactaccagattcgaaatttcctataaatatggatgtttgaacatcattttaaacacaccaacaacaaaaaacgtgaaagaaaaaaaatggctggctccgggactatttacgagttgcggaagtggatgtatatgcatagagatgctaacaggagagtgacgaaagaataccttgcgggtctggagacatttatgcatcaagcagattcaacaccgctcgcccaagaaagtggtaagatgttctgtccttgtcggaaatgcaacaattcgaaactggcaaatcgtgaaaatgtttggaagcatttaataaatagaggtttcacgccaaattactatatctggtttcaacatggagaaggttttaattatgatcagaatgaagctagtagtagtaatagcaattttcaggaaaaagaaccggttgatcatcatttgcataatgaacatagttaccatcacgaggagatggtagattatgatagggttcatgatatggtagctgatgcattcgtagctcatgatgaagatgaagaacctaatatagatgcaaaaaagttttacgaaatgttaaacgcggcgaatcaaccactttacagtggttgtagagaaggtctctctaaattgtcgttagctgctagaatgatgaatattaaaactgatcacaatctacctgaaagttgcatgaacgaatgggcggacttgtttaaagagtattttccggaagacaatgtgtctgctgattcttattatgagattcagaaactggtttatagtcttgggttgccttcggagatgatagatgtttgcatcgacaactgcatgatctattggggagatgatgagaagctagaagaatgtcgattctgcaagaagccacgattcaagccgcaaggacggggacgtaatagggtaccgtaccaaaggatgtggtacctaccaattacagacagattgaaaagattgtatcaatcagagcagactgctggaaagatgagatggcatgccgagcacactcagacggatggtgagatgactcatccatcagatgcaagagcctggaaacatttcaacaaagtacatccggatttcgctagcaatatccggaatgtgtatctcggactatgcacagatggatttagttcgttcggaatgtcagggagacaatattcattgtggccagtcgttcttacaccatacaacctgccaccggagatgtgcatgcaacgggagttgctattcttgaccatattaatacctggtccgaaccattcaaaaaggtccctggatgttttcctacaaccactgataaaagagttgaaggatttgtggtcaacaggggtgaggacgtatgactgttcaacgaagacgaattttacgatgcgagcgatgcttttgtggaccataagtgattttcctgcctatgggatgttgtctggatggactacacatgggagattagcttgtccatattgtaatggattacccgtcaccttatccacacttgaagtggataagatttacgaggaggtaaattttcaaaaattttaattttttattattcatttaatataactttaaatttttactaacaatatttattttttgtttttaaggttgtccctaaaaaaaagggacggacgttggggattggttccgtcaacgatgttccgagagcgacatcgtcttatggtcagcgacgggatgatgaagtcactgagctgcgtagagagtccgctcagctgcgtaacgagttgtccgcgacaaaatctcgtatgggtggagtcgagggtttCTTAGACGTTATaacggccacaaatccggaatgggagtccatgttgaggaacatgcgacaacaacatcccattcgaggcgagtcatccgacgtacataacgaagcggatgttacgaggaggagtgatgaattctacaaggcgatgaacgacccttagttttttttttccggttgttgtattataaattcaaaacttatttatatataaaatattttcatattgatttatttttattttaaattttaattttattaataaattaaattattttaattatttttaattatatttttaaattctgtaaaataataaaaacgaagtaaattcgtagctaatgtacgacctatttacgtggaaaccttacgaggaaatgacgagaaataataaacgagtattttacgagaaaacatttacgaggaaataatgaGGAtagataaacgagtattttacgaggaattccTTTCGTGGTcattacgtgtattttgcgaggaaacactttcaaggtatttacgtgtagtttacaaggaactcgtttcgaggtatttacgaggaaatatagcgacctccttacgtggaatattgacgtggtctttacgacgaaatgatctacttcgtctttacgacgaaatatattcctcgctaagttacgacgaattagcgaggaaatatgtgttacgacagatgagtaacgagcaaacgtggttcctcgctaattcgtcgtaaagcctcttttacgacgaattcacgaggaaaaccgccctcttTAAGACTTTGTTTTGTTGTAGTGATTATGATGCACTCtttacattatatattaaattatcaaAGTAGTTTGTTTagttacatgtttttttttgtcaaccttaTTAATAATAAAGCCCAAATGTACTTGAATTAGGCCTTAAATATGTACTCCATCCGTtccttaaaaatacatattttagagaaaaattttgtttcaaaaagatctattttttatattttcaatacatgttttattaactaattgcaaacttcaaaaaacttaattgcactAATTGATTTCTTATTAGCTTAAAATTATgggaaaaaaataaacacaaaaaatatgcaaatttaatgtgttttattaaaatgtgtgaaaaaactAGAATATGAATCTTTTAGGAGTAGAGGCAGTagtagattttgatccgcgtttaagaaacacatatatttttttgttgaccGTAGAgccaaatattaaataaatttatgtctATTATTaga contains these protein-coding regions:
- the LOC106451500 gene encoding uncharacterized protein LOC106451500, with the protein product MALNNQRRATRHLALGLADPQIIVPETAYAEAQQNNRRSLIGRVLSPRRVDLHGLLDRLPLDWHADKSRLRGRIIGGGKFQFLFETERDLEMVLWSGPYTYDGWLVVLQRWEDEPGPDFLKSIPMWVKIRGIPIRYLSEGTIREIVKGMGEVMEVELDDKTFDVRFVRVRVDVSVETRLCFKKVVRFESGEVKVVSLSYEDIACNTARFRFCRNCGDLKHLKKSCTRNWVDVPDPNERALSPPPPDASFDGSAENNGERGTSSGTLEGELEPAGEDGEYQQTQGLDGVDGGDGKQVQSEMVGTSAEGSKRKFEAVEDDDGVLEKKIRGSSNETEPLGEE